TGTAAATTTGGCGATAAGCAGCCCAAATGATGTCATTCCACTCAGTACCAGAAGGCATATTTTCAGCCGTAAAGATTCTGGGTTGTTCATCACCGGCTACTTCAAAGCCAGCTACGCGAACATTGCGGCTGGTCGGGCCATAGCTTAATAAAGGAAGCGCCACCTTAATATCTCCTTAAATCTCGAACTCAAGGTCGTTTGTTATCTTCTGTTAGCATCCTCCACTCCCCCCAGGGGAACGGATTCCTACCAGGCCAAGCCTCTCGGTGGGTTGACGTATCAAGAACTGCCAAAAAAATAGGTCTTACACCCTCTCCACGTCCGTTTTAAGTCTCCGAATGCCTTCCGGCGACTCCCTAAAAAACCTTGGGTTTTTAGTTTTGCCTCTAGATCTTAGTACGAAGCCATCCTAGAAGGACGGAGTATGAAACCCAATTTTTGATGACTTTACCATAATCGCTCAGAGCTTTAGAGCGACATGGTTGACTATCCTACAGATTAGGGGATTAAGGCAACTCAATCTCAATTTTTAGGAATCAATGCAATAATATGTAACATTTTTTGATAAATTGGATGCCCACCGTTGGCGGTTCTGCTAAAATAGAAATCAAATCCCCTGGGGGGGGATAATTGTTATGATATATTAAATGTCAGCACCCCGCACTGAAGTGACGGGGCTTCATGCCTCTAACTTTAGTTAGTTGACCAGCCTAAGTCTTAACTGACTATGTTTTTTGAGTCAAGACACCCTGCTGGATGCGTAGCTAGTCCCTGGCTCTGTCGTTAGTAGTTAAACAGTTTTACGAGGGGTAAGACAGTGCTACTAGCCTAACAAGCTCTTAAAACCTTGGCGAAGCTAACTTTACCCTAGAAATAGGAGTTAGGAGGGTCACCATACCCTCCTCCCTGAAAAGGGAAATATAAAGCCTAACTAGAAGGAGGAGGTTTCTACCCATTTTTTCTGATGATAATTTACTTAATAAATCTTAAACATCTTGCTCAATATACTACTAGGTTCTATTTTGACTACAACTCAACCGATTCAGTCTACCTCTCGGTTTATTCAGACAGTTCTAGCCAAAGTTAGGAGATCTCAGCCTGGGCTCGTATTTTTAGCCTCGGTGTTTCTCGTCTGTGTTCCTGTATTTTTCCAAGCACCTCTCGTGCGACAATGGCCAGAACTGACCTTAATTCTGACCTTGGGATGGCTAGGAATCAGTTGGAAATTACTCAGACAACCCGCCACTTGGGTTTGGGGAGACTTATTATTAGGATTTAGTTGGAGTTGGCTAACGGGGGCCATCTATTGGGGCTGGTTACGGTGGGAACCTCTGTTACATTTACCCGTAGAAGCTTTAGGCGTCCCCTTCGCCGTGTGGTGTTTATATCGCGGCTGGGGTAAAGTCGGAAACTGGTTTTATCTGGGTTCTCTATTTGGGACAGCCGTTACAGATGGATATTTTTATATCACCGGATTAATTCCTAGTTGGCGACAACTGATGAACGTTGAACCCGCCTTAGCGTTACCCATTTTTCAAAACGCGCTACAAATTGTCAGTACCCCTTGGGGGATTAGTTGGGCCGTCGGATTTGCCCTATTTTTATTTGGCGTTGGGGTTTTTCCTTTACAATCGAAGGAACAACATTGGTGGGCTTTTGGGGGTGCCGTATTGAGTACAATCTTGGTAGATAGTTTATTTTTGATTGCAGCTTGTCTAGCCTAAGACAAAATTAATCAAGAGGGTGCATAGAGAGAAAAATGTTTATGATGTTAGGCGTGGCTTTTAAATAGCCTGCGGTCAAAAATTCATAGACTTAAATTCTCCAATGTCCTCTATTAACTAATTGTGACGTTGCAAACAACCCCCCACTTAGTCTTACATACCGAAGGTGGTAATCGCTATTTACCACTGATGGGCAAAAATTACTGGACATTGGGTCGCAGTGAAGACAATACCTTTGTCGTTAAAGACCGATGGATTTCTCGAAATCATGCGATGTTACAACGCATGGAAAATGGCGAGTTTTTTTTAATTGATTTAGGAAGTCGGAATGGTTCTTTTCTCAATGGTCGTCGGGTGACAATTCCCGTTACACTCCATAATGAAGATCATATTGTTTTTGGACAAACGGAATTAGAATTTTATTGTCCTGATATTACTCAGGAAACTGACCCTTCTGAACCGGAATCAGAGGATTTTACCGCTACATTAACAGTCCGTCGTTTAATCTCAGTTATGGTGATGGATATTCGGGATTTTACCGTATTAACCCGACAATTAGATGAACGGATTTTATCAGAAGTAATCGGACGTTGGTTTCGTCACGCCGGACAAATTATTCGAGAAAATGGCAGTTGGGTTGATAAATATATTGGGGATGCAATTATGGCGGTTTGGTTTCATGGAACCCAAGGCGTCAGTCCCCAAGAAATGATCAAAATTGCTACAGCATTAAGTCAATTACATAAAGTAACTCTGGAATTAAGTCATCTTTATCCTTTACCTTTTCCCTTGCGCGTGGGGGCTGGAATTAATACCGGATATGCAATGGTGGGAAATACTGGAAGTGGGGGAACTGCTGATTATACGGCGTTAGGAGATACGGTAAATGCCGCCTTTCGTTTAGAGTCTTCGACCAAAGAAATGGGGATGGATATTGCATTAGGAGAAACCACTTATAAATATCTACTACAAGCTTGTCCTCAACAAACCTTTAAACAATATACAGTTCACCTGAAAGGGTATGATACTCCTACAATTACCTATGGGGGAACTTTTGATAATTTAGATGAGTTTTTGGCACTGAAATCAGAAGGATAAACAAGATCATGCTGTGATTCTAATAATTGTAATATTTTGATTTATTTTACCCCCCAATTGCTAACATTTTATAACTGATTTAGGGTAGCTCCAGAAGTAAAGCGTATAATATTAGAACCATTTGACCCCATTGATTATGAAGCTTTCCACTGACATCAAAATTCCTTTTCCCCGTCCCCTAGTCTTTAGTACCTATCGAGATCGATTAATTGAGGTGGTTAATTTATTACCCCCTAAAAATGGCGTTAAGTTAGTCTCTCGTCGGGTCGAAGCAGATACGGTTTATACCGTTTATGACTGGGAATCATCAGAAGATGTCCCCGCACTGTTTGAAGATATATTAAAATACGATAAACTCCGGTGGACAGAATTTGACACTTGGAATCAACAAGACTTTACCCTAGATTGGCAAATTAAAACCCAAGCGTTTACAGAAGCCTTCCATTGTTCCGGTAAAAATACCTTTTTAGAGGATAAAAATCACACCTTAATTCAAACACGAGGAGAAATAGAATTAGACCCCGATCAACTAGATGGAATTCCTGTATTTCTCAGAAGTCAATTAGCGAATGTGTTTGAGGAAGTTCTCGGAAAAAAACTCGAACCCAATTTAATAGACATGGGGAAAGGGGTGCAAAAATATTTGGAAAAACACAATTGACACTCTCAGGTCTGAAGACACGCTCGTTTTCAA
The sequence above is drawn from the Planktothrix serta PCC 8927 genome and encodes:
- a CDS encoding DUF3120 domain-containing protein, yielding MQTVLAKVRRSQPGLVFLASVFLVCVPVFFQAPLVRQWPELTLILTLGWLGISWKLLRQPATWVWGDLLLGFSWSWLTGAIYWGWLRWEPLLHLPVEALGVPFAVWCLYRGWGKVGNWFYLGSLFGTAVTDGYFYITGLIPSWRQLMNVEPALALPIFQNALQIVSTPWGISWAVGFALFLFGVGVFPLQSKEQHWWAFGGAVLSTILVDSLFLIAACLA
- a CDS encoding adenylate/guanylate cyclase domain-containing protein translates to MVTLQTTPHLVLHTEGGNRYLPLMGKNYWTLGRSEDNTFVVKDRWISRNHAMLQRMENGEFFLIDLGSRNGSFLNGRRVTIPVTLHNEDHIVFGQTELEFYCPDITQETDPSEPESEDFTATLTVRRLISVMVMDIRDFTVLTRQLDERILSEVIGRWFRHAGQIIRENGSWVDKYIGDAIMAVWFHGTQGVSPQEMIKIATALSQLHKVTLELSHLYPLPFPLRVGAGINTGYAMVGNTGSGGTADYTALGDTVNAAFRLESSTKEMGMDIALGETTYKYLLQACPQQTFKQYTVHLKGYDTPTITYGGTFDNLDEFLALKSEG